In one window of Rhizobium sp. ACO-34A DNA:
- a CDS encoding methyltetrahydrofolate--corrinoid methyltransferase, with amino-acid sequence MTRTIVASATREIIIGFDQPFCVIGERINPTGRKKLAAEMIEGNFDTVIKDALEQVAAGATMLDVNAGVTAVNPNETEPPLLVKTMEIVQGLVDVPLSIDSSVTAAIEAALKIAKGRPLINSVTGEEEKLEAILPLCKKYDVPVVAISNDETGISQDPDVRFAVAKKIVERAADYGIKPHDIVVDPLVMPIGAVGSAGLQVFALLRRLRDELKVNTTCGLSNISFGLPHRHGINAGFIPMVIGAGMTSAIMNPCRPAEMEAVRAANVLNGTDEHCYNWIKTYRDYKPAEGGAAALAVAPAAAAGGRRGGRAARVGGGAATE; translated from the coding sequence ATGACCCGTACCATCGTCGCATCCGCAACCCGAGAAATCATCATCGGCTTCGACCAGCCCTTCTGCGTCATCGGGGAGCGTATCAATCCGACCGGACGCAAGAAGCTCGCCGCGGAAATGATCGAGGGTAATTTCGATACCGTCATCAAGGATGCGCTGGAACAGGTCGCCGCGGGTGCCACCATGCTCGACGTCAATGCGGGCGTCACCGCCGTTAATCCGAACGAGACCGAACCGCCGCTCCTCGTCAAGACCATGGAGATCGTCCAGGGCCTCGTCGATGTGCCGCTTTCGATCGACAGTTCCGTGACCGCTGCGATCGAGGCCGCGCTCAAGATCGCCAAGGGCCGGCCGCTCATCAATTCCGTCACCGGCGAGGAAGAGAAGCTCGAAGCCATCCTGCCGCTCTGCAAGAAATACGACGTGCCGGTCGTCGCGATCTCCAACGACGAGACCGGCATTTCGCAGGATCCCGACGTCCGTTTCGCGGTCGCAAAGAAGATCGTCGAGCGCGCCGCCGATTACGGCATCAAGCCGCATGATATCGTCGTCGATCCGCTGGTCATGCCGATCGGTGCTGTCGGCTCTGCCGGCCTGCAGGTTTTCGCTCTCCTTCGCCGCCTGCGCGATGAGCTGAAGGTCAACACCACCTGCGGTCTGTCCAACATTTCCTTCGGCCTGCCCCATCGCCACGGCATCAATGCCGGTTTCATTCCGATGGTCATCGGCGCCGGCATGACGAGCGCGATCATGAACCCCTGCCGCCCGGCCGAAATGGAGGCCGTGCGCGCCGCCAACGTTCTGAACGGCACCGACGAGCATTGCTACAACTGGATCAAGACCTACCGCGACTACAAGCCGGCCGAAGGCGGCGCGGCCGCTCTGGCCGTAGCACCGGCTGCTGCCGCCGGTGGTCGCCGCGGCGGCCGCGCCGCGCGGGTGGGTGGCGGTGCTGCGACCGAGTAA
- a CDS encoding drug:proton antiporter gives MTEKDHLVLFMPSGKRGRFPVGTPVLDAARSLGVYVESVCGGRATCGRCQIEVQEGNFAKHGIVSSNEHISPIGPKEERYDRVRGLPEGRRLSCSATIQGDLVVDVPQDAVVNAQVVRKAATDRVIERNPAVHLCYVEVDEPDMHKPLGDLDRLKVMLEKDWGYSDLQVAPYLLPELQKILRKGNWAVTAAIHRDSPTSRPTIVALWPGLHNEAYGLACDIGSTTIAMHLVSLLSGRVVGSSGASNPQIRFGEDLMSRVSYVMMNPDGREAMTRAVRQAINELTDKVCAEGGVSRTDILDSVFVANPIMHHLFLGIDPTELGQAPFALAVSGAVSCEARDIELALNPGARTYLLPCIAGHVGADAAGATLAEGPHRQDRMMLLVDVGTNAEIVLGNSNRVVAASSPTGPAFEGAEISCGQRAAPGAIERVRIDPETLEPRFKVIGVDQWSDEPGFAEGAEKVGITGICGSAIIEVVAEMYLSGIISADGVVDGSLAARSSRILPNGRTFSYLLHDGAQKISVTQNDVRAIQLAKAALYAGIKLLMEKQGVETVDTIRFAGAFGSFIDPKYAMVLGLIPDCDLAEVKAVGNAAGTGALMALLNRDHRREIEETVRRIEKIETALEPNFQQLFVNAMALPNKVDAFPHLSTVVTLPEPKTPADGDAGGEGGGRRRRRSR, from the coding sequence ATGACCGAAAAAGATCACCTCGTCCTCTTCATGCCGTCCGGCAAGCGCGGCCGTTTCCCCGTGGGAACGCCCGTGCTTGATGCTGCCCGTTCGCTCGGCGTTTATGTCGAAAGTGTCTGCGGTGGCCGCGCCACCTGCGGCCGCTGTCAGATCGAGGTGCAGGAGGGCAATTTCGCCAAGCACGGCATCGTGTCCTCCAACGAGCACATTTCGCCGATCGGCCCTAAGGAGGAGCGCTACGATCGCGTCCGGGGTCTCCCCGAGGGCCGCCGTCTCTCCTGTTCGGCCACCATCCAGGGCGACCTCGTCGTCGATGTGCCGCAGGATGCGGTCGTCAATGCGCAGGTGGTGCGCAAGGCCGCGACCGACCGCGTGATCGAACGCAATCCGGCCGTCCACCTCTGCTATGTCGAGGTCGATGAACCCGACATGCACAAGCCGCTCGGCGATCTTGATCGTCTCAAGGTCATGCTGGAGAAGGACTGGGGTTATTCCGACCTGCAAGTCGCGCCTTACCTTCTGCCCGAACTCCAGAAGATCCTGCGCAAGGGCAATTGGGCGGTGACCGCCGCGATCCATCGCGACAGCCCGACCTCGCGTCCGACCATCGTCGCGCTGTGGCCCGGCCTGCACAACGAAGCCTATGGCCTTGCCTGCGATATCGGCTCGACGACCATCGCCATGCATCTGGTGTCGCTGCTGTCAGGCCGCGTCGTCGGATCGTCAGGCGCATCCAACCCGCAGATCCGCTTCGGCGAGGATCTGATGAGCCGCGTCTCCTACGTGATGATGAACCCGGATGGCCGCGAGGCCATGACCAGGGCCGTGCGTCAGGCGATCAACGAACTCACCGACAAGGTTTGCGCCGAAGGCGGCGTGTCGCGCACCGACATCCTCGACAGCGTCTTCGTCGCCAACCCGATCATGCATCACCTCTTCCTCGGTATCGATCCGACGGAGCTTGGCCAGGCGCCCTTCGCGCTGGCCGTCTCCGGCGCGGTCTCCTGCGAGGCAAGGGACATCGAGCTTGCCCTCAATCCCGGCGCCCGCACCTATCTCCTGCCCTGCATCGCCGGTCATGTCGGCGCTGACGCGGCAGGTGCAACGCTTGCCGAAGGGCCGCACCGGCAGGATCGCATGATGCTGCTCGTCGATGTCGGCACCAATGCCGAGATCGTTCTGGGTAACAGCAATCGCGTCGTGGCAGCCTCCTCGCCCACCGGCCCCGCTTTCGAAGGCGCGGAAATCTCCTGCGGCCAGCGCGCGGCCCCCGGCGCCATCGAGCGTGTCCGCATCGATCCCGAAACCCTCGAACCCCGTTTCAAGGTCATCGGCGTGGACCAGTGGTCGGATGAGCCGGGCTTTGCCGAAGGCGCCGAAAAGGTCGGTATCACCGGCATCTGCGGTTCGGCGATCATCGAGGTCGTCGCGGAAATGTATCTCTCCGGAATCATCTCCGCCGATGGCGTGGTGGACGGCTCGCTCGCCGCCCGCAGTTCCCGTATCTTGCCGAATGGTCGTACCTTCTCCTACCTGCTGCATGACGGCGCGCAGAAGATCAGCGTGACGCAGAACGACGTGCGCGCCATCCAGCTTGCCAAGGCGGCGCTCTATGCCGGCATCAAGCTGTTGATGGAAAAGCAGGGTGTCGAGACCGTCGACACCATCCGCTTCGCCGGCGCCTTCGGCTCCTTCATCGATCCGAAATACGCCATGGTGCTCGGCCTCATTCCCGATTGCGATCTCGCCGAGGTGAAGGCGGTCGGCAATGCCGCCGGCACCGGTGCCCTGATGGCGCTTCTCAACCGCGACCACCGGCGTGAGATCGAGGAAACGGTCCGCCGGATCGAAAAGATCGAAACCGCCCTTGAACCAAACTTCCAGCAGCTCTTCGTCAATGCCATGGCCCTGCCGAACAAGGTCGACGCCTTCCCCCACCTCTCCACGGTGGTAACGCTGCCCGAGCCGAAGACGCCTGCCGATGGCGATGCCGGTGGTGAAG